The Cloeon dipterum chromosome X, ieCloDipt1.1, whole genome shotgun sequence genome includes a window with the following:
- the LOC135945225 gene encoding probable cytochrome P450 303a1 — protein MWLAPLLFIFVVGLLILRDVKKPRNFPPGPTWWPIIGSLPEVSRWRKKLGTLTMAATFLAKQYGKGKLVGLRVGNDVQVVLTSAELVKEMATKPEFDGRPRGPFYRHRTWGLRRGVLLTDDEFWRDQRRFLMRHLRDFGLGKASQMETIIMREVQALTDYFKTAISNTADGKTLMPLHNAFGVSVLNTIWAMLAGKRYDPDDAELCTLQKILSDMFASMDMTGCLFNHFPILRYVLPEASGYNYYMTCHQKLLQFLQAELLRHKTTYMEGSPRDFMDVFIAESNTRKDEDSNYTDIQLMAICMDMFMAGSDTTNKSLSFGFLHFLRQPHVVRKIQEEIDSVVGRERPVTLDDRPKMPYTEATVNESIRVFVAHAIAVPHRAMADSTLMGYSIPKDTILAVNYHGIFMNEELYEDPWTFKPERFLNEKNEVSLPDHFIPFGVGRRRCMGDTLAKTNIFLFITNLLQTFNFENPKGRPLPDPFPIEGITPFTQLYDGVISLRD, from the exons ATGTGGCTGGCACCGCTGTTATTCATATTCGTGGTCGGCTTGTTAATCTTGCGTGATGTGAAAAAGCCGCGAAACTTCCCGCCAG gGCCAACATGGTGGCCGATCATCGGCAGCCTTCCGGAGGTGTCCCGGTGGCGAAAGAAACTTGGCACCCTGACGATGGCGGCAACATTTCTGGCAAAGCAGTACGGCAAGGGAAAACTGGTCGGGCTGCGCGTCGGCAACGACGTCCAGGTGGTGCTCACCTCAGCCGAGTTGGTCAAGGAGATGGCCACAAAGCCAGAGTTCGACGGCAGACCCAGAGGACCCTTCTACCGCCACCGCACCTGGGGACTTCGCAGAG GAGTATTGCTTACTGATGACGAGTTCTGGCGCGATCAGAGGCGCTTCCTCATGCGCCACCTCAGGGATTTCGGGCTTGGTAAAGCGAGCCAGATGGAGACCATCATCATGCGAGAGGTGCAAGCTCTGACTGATTACTTCAAAACTGCCATCAGCAACACAGCC GACGGAAAGACGTTGATGCCGCTGCACAACGCTTTCGGCGTGTCGGTGCTGAACACGATTTGGGCGATGCTGGCAGGCAAGCGTTACGACCCTGACGACGCCGAGCTGTGCACCCTGCAGAAGATCCTATCAGACATGTTCGCCAGCATGGACATGACGGGCTGCCTGTTCAATCACTTTCCCATCCTGCGCTACGTGCTGCCCGAGGCGTCCGGCTACAATTACTACATGACGTGTCATCAGAAGCTGCTGCAATTCCTGCAGGCCGAGCTGCTCCGCCACAAGACCACCTACATGGAAGGCTCCCCCAGGGACTTCATGGACGTCTTCATCGCCGAGTCAAACACCAGGAAGGACGAGGATTCCAATTACACGG acatTCAACTGATGGCGATTTGCATGGATATGTTCATGGCCGGATCAGACACAACAAACAAATCTTTGAGTTTCGGTTTTCTGCACTTCCTGCGTCAGCCGCACGTGGTGCGAAAAATCCAGGAGGAAATTGACAGTGTCGTCGGCAGGGAACGACCCGTCACCTTGGATGATCGGCCCAA AATGCCGTACACGGAGGCGACGGTCAACGAGTCCATCAGAGTTTTTGTTGCACACGCAATCGCGGTTCCGCACAGAGCGATGGCTGATTCAACGTTGATGGGCTACTCCATACCTAAG gACACAATTCTGGCGGTCAACTACCATGGAATATTCATGAACGAGGAGCTGTATGAAGATCCATGGACGTTCAAGCCAGAGAGGTTCTTGAACGAAAAGAACGAAGTCTCTCTGCCCGACCATTTCATTCCTTTCGGAGTTG GTCGAAGGAGATGCATGGGAGACACGCTGgcgaaaacaaacattttcctaTTCATCACAAACCTGCTGCAGACGTTCAATTTCGAAAACCCCAAAGGCCGGCCTCTGCCCGACCCCTTTCCTATCGAAGGCATCACGCCCTTCACGCAATTATACGACGGCGTCATTTCCCTTagagattaa